In the genome of Saccharomonospora viridis DSM 43017, one region contains:
- a CDS encoding APC family permease: MSSTVPPATTTAGRSSGPQLHRVIGPKLLLLFVVGDILGASIYSLTGKVAGRVGGALWLPFFIAFVVAFLTAFSYLELVGKYPRAAGAALYTQRAFGAHLLTFMVAFAVMCSGITSASSAAEAFSGDYLQEFVSAPETLISLAFLTLLALINYRGVSESVKLNVLLTAIELTGLLIIVTIGVTAVFQGNGDPGRLLELNSDSGVFFGITSATALAFFSLVGFEDSVNMVEETHDPTRTFPRAILTGIVICATIYLLVAVTSSLLVPVEVLEGSTAPLLEVVRVGAPWFPLIAFSGIALFSVINSALINMMMASRLLYGMANEGLIPRQFGTVHPRRRTPWVAIVFTSLLAIGLVSALDIESLGSTTSLLLLIVFAIVNVAVLVLRREKVEHRHFRAPTAIPVLGAVSCAFFASPLTGRDLSEYGIVAVLLAIGFVFWLINQFAMRKTGSTVDSK; the protein is encoded by the coding sequence ATGTCGAGCACGGTTCCTCCAGCAACGACCACGGCCGGCAGGTCGTCCGGACCGCAACTCCACCGGGTCATCGGGCCGAAACTGCTGTTGCTCTTCGTCGTCGGTGACATCCTCGGCGCGAGCATCTACTCGCTCACCGGGAAAGTCGCGGGCCGAGTCGGCGGCGCGCTGTGGTTGCCCTTTTTCATCGCCTTCGTCGTGGCGTTCTTGACCGCGTTCAGCTACTTGGAACTGGTCGGCAAATATCCCCGCGCGGCCGGGGCGGCCCTGTACACGCAGCGCGCGTTCGGTGCGCACCTGCTCACGTTCATGGTCGCGTTCGCGGTGATGTGCTCGGGGATCACCTCGGCGTCCTCGGCCGCGGAGGCCTTCAGCGGCGACTATCTACAAGAGTTCGTCAGCGCCCCGGAAACGCTGATCTCCCTCGCGTTCCTGACGCTGCTGGCACTGATCAACTACCGCGGCGTCAGCGAGTCGGTGAAACTCAACGTGCTGCTCACGGCCATCGAGCTGACCGGGTTGCTCATCATCGTCACCATCGGTGTCACCGCGGTGTTCCAGGGCAACGGCGACCCCGGCCGACTCTTGGAACTCAACAGCGATTCCGGGGTGTTCTTCGGTATCACCTCGGCGACCGCGCTGGCCTTCTTCTCCCTGGTCGGCTTCGAGGACTCGGTGAACATGGTGGAGGAAACCCACGATCCGACGCGGACCTTCCCACGTGCGATCCTCACCGGCATCGTCATCTGCGCCACGATCTACCTGCTGGTGGCCGTCACGTCGTCCCTGCTGGTGCCCGTGGAGGTGCTGGAGGGCTCCACGGCTCCGCTGCTGGAGGTGGTCCGTGTGGGAGCGCCGTGGTTCCCATTGATCGCCTTCTCGGGTATCGCCCTGTTCTCCGTCATCAACTCGGCGTTGATCAACATGATGATGGCCAGCAGGTTGCTCTACGGCATGGCCAACGAGGGGCTCATCCCGCGCCAGTTCGGCACTGTGCACCCGAGGCGTCGGACACCGTGGGTGGCGATCGTGTTCACGAGCCTGCTCGCGATCGGCCTGGTCAGTGCGCTGGACATCGAATCGCTCGGCAGTACGACTTCACTGCTGCTGCTCATCGTGTTCGCGATCGTCAACGTCGCGGTCCTGGTACTGCGGCGGGAGAAGGTGGAGCACCGGCATTTCCGCGCGCCCACGGCGATTCCCGTCCTGGGCGCGGTGAGCTGCGCGTTCTTCGCCAGTCCACTCACCGGCCGTGATCTTTCCGAGTACGGGATCGTCGCCGTCCTGCTCGCCATCGGATTCGTGTTCTGGCTGATCAACCAGTTCGCCATGCGCAAGACCGGGTCCACCGTCGACTCTAAGTAA
- a CDS encoding ABC-ATPase domain-containing protein, producing MRGRQALERLLTDIDGRGYGSYKRLRGTYDLGLCRLVIDHVQADPYAPPSKVRTVLDRATAALPDDLVDTPLKRVAVSDFLTRRCHEAASRVEGAGRRGPITIGAPGQQVLPRTSVLIADDRVEARWEVALPAGGRRVLGHVAARLLTDTMPRLVESSLCHPHLDALALRRHVELLLDQEELRSRLAQRSLVAFVGDGAVLPRRSGDSDLPMVEGATPFSSPETFRVNFELSSGRTVTGMGIPEGVTVIVGGGYHGKSTLLRALERGVYPHIAGDGREWVITRPDAVTIRAEDGRAVTGVDISPFIDDLPSGTDTTRFTTGNASGSTSQAANLVEAIEAGTSLLLIDEDTSATNFMIRDEPMRRLIPAEREPITPFVDRIRPLYTELGVSTILVAGGSGSFFGVADRVIALDAYVPRDVTEAAHAIADSFGLRRVDGDPTQRTRLFPEVPNRVPTGSALRTRGRTTPAKARGRNVIRYGAHTIELNAVAQLVDPAQTTAIARFLDRLAELFDGRQGIRDAVEQLYRRIDEDGLDVLSPYSGHPGHLALPRPHEVHAALNRYRGLALTSRK from the coding sequence ATGCGCGGACGACAGGCGTTGGAGCGCCTTCTCACCGATATCGACGGACGCGGGTACGGCTCCTACAAGCGGTTGCGCGGCACCTACGACCTCGGCCTCTGCCGACTCGTCATCGACCACGTCCAGGCCGATCCGTACGCCCCGCCGTCGAAGGTGCGAACGGTGCTGGACCGCGCGACGGCCGCACTGCCCGACGACCTGGTGGACACCCCACTCAAACGGGTCGCCGTCAGCGACTTCCTCACCCGACGCTGCCACGAGGCGGCGTCGCGTGTCGAGGGTGCGGGACGTCGAGGGCCCATCACCATCGGCGCGCCGGGTCAGCAGGTCCTACCGCGTACCAGCGTGCTGATCGCCGACGACCGCGTCGAGGCGCGCTGGGAGGTCGCCCTGCCCGCCGGAGGACGACGGGTCCTCGGACACGTCGCGGCGCGGCTGCTCACCGACACGATGCCTCGGCTCGTCGAGTCGTCGCTGTGTCATCCTCACCTCGACGCCCTCGCCCTACGCCGCCACGTCGAACTCCTCCTCGACCAAGAGGAGCTGCGCTCCCGACTCGCGCAGCGATCCCTCGTGGCCTTCGTCGGCGACGGTGCGGTACTCCCCCGCCGTTCCGGCGACTCCGACCTGCCGATGGTCGAGGGGGCGACCCCGTTCTCCAGTCCGGAGACGTTCCGCGTGAACTTCGAGCTGTCGAGCGGGCGGACGGTGACCGGTATGGGCATTCCCGAGGGGGTCACGGTCATCGTCGGTGGCGGCTACCACGGCAAGTCCACCCTGTTGCGCGCTCTCGAACGGGGTGTCTACCCACACATCGCCGGCGACGGTCGGGAATGGGTGATCACCCGCCCCGACGCCGTCACCATCCGCGCCGAAGACGGTCGTGCGGTCACCGGCGTGGACATCTCCCCGTTCATCGACGACCTGCCGTCGGGCACCGACACCACCCGGTTCACCACCGGAAACGCCAGCGGTTCGACGTCGCAGGCCGCGAATCTGGTCGAGGCGATCGAAGCGGGGACCTCACTGCTGCTCATCGACGAGGACACCTCGGCGACGAACTTCATGATCCGCGACGAACCGATGCGCAGGCTCATCCCCGCCGAGCGGGAGCCGATCACCCCGTTCGTCGACCGCATCCGCCCGCTGTACACCGAACTGGGCGTCTCCACGATCCTCGTCGCGGGTGGTTCCGGATCGTTCTTCGGCGTCGCCGACCGGGTCATCGCACTGGACGCCTACGTCCCCCGCGACGTGACCGAGGCCGCGCACGCGATCGCGGACAGCTTCGGACTCAGGCGAGTCGACGGTGATCCGACACAGCGCACACGGCTCTTCCCCGAGGTGCCGAACCGGGTGCCCACCGGATCGGCACTGCGTACGCGGGGTAGGACCACACCGGCCAAGGCCCGCGGTCGGAACGTGATCCGGTACGGCGCTCACACCATCGAGCTGAACGCCGTCGCCCAGCTCGTCGACCCGGCTCAGACCACCGCGATCGCGCGGTTCCTCGACCGGCTCGCGGAGCTGTTCGACGGACGTCAGGGCATCCGGGACGCTGTCGAACAGCTCTACCGACGCATCGACGAGGACGGGCTCGACGTCCTCTCGCCCTACAGTGGCCATCCCGGGCATCTCGCCCTTCCCCGTCCCCACGAAGTCCACGCCGCTCTCAATCGGTACCGAGGACTGGCCCTCACCTCGAGGAAGTGA
- a CDS encoding CaiB/BaiF CoA transferase family protein, protein MPGPLTGLRVVELGGIGPGPHAAMILGDLGADVVRIDRPGAQTRDPLLRGRRSVVADLKTDEGRDLVLRLVAKADVLVEGYRPGVAERLGIGPADCHAVNPRLVYGRMTGWGQDGPLAPRAGHDINYISLTGALHAIGRTGERPVPPLNLVGDFGGGSMLLLTGILSALWERERSGKGQVVDAAMVDGASLLLQMMWAMRGQGAWSDERGTNLLDGGAPFYDTYECSDGRYMAVGALEPQFYAQLLEGLGLDPAELPEQYDRAGWPVLRARIGEAFKAQPREHWEKVFADTDACVTPVLSFAEAAHHPHLVARGTITELDGMPQPAPAPRFSRSVPDAPAPAPEPGAHLDEVLADWDD, encoded by the coding sequence ATGCCGGGACCGTTGACGGGGCTGCGTGTGGTCGAGCTCGGGGGGATCGGACCGGGACCGCATGCGGCCATGATCCTGGGCGATCTCGGCGCCGACGTGGTGCGGATAGACCGGCCCGGTGCTCAGACACGGGACCCACTGCTGCGTGGGCGCCGTTCCGTCGTCGCCGACCTCAAGACCGACGAGGGGCGCGACCTGGTGCTGCGGCTGGTGGCGAAGGCCGACGTGTTGGTGGAGGGTTACCGGCCCGGCGTCGCGGAACGTCTGGGGATCGGCCCCGCCGACTGCCACGCGGTCAACCCCCGCTTGGTCTACGGGCGGATGACGGGGTGGGGCCAGGACGGCCCTCTGGCCCCACGCGCCGGGCACGACATCAACTACATCAGCCTCACCGGTGCGTTGCACGCGATCGGGCGCACGGGCGAACGGCCGGTCCCCCCGTTGAACCTGGTCGGCGACTTCGGTGGCGGGTCGATGCTTTTGCTCACCGGCATCCTGTCGGCATTGTGGGAGCGGGAACGGTCCGGGAAAGGCCAGGTCGTCGACGCCGCGATGGTCGACGGGGCCAGCTTGCTGCTGCAGATGATGTGGGCGATGCGCGGCCAGGGCGCGTGGAGCGACGAACGGGGCACGAACCTGCTCGACGGAGGCGCACCGTTCTACGACACCTACGAATGTTCCGATGGCCGTTACATGGCCGTCGGGGCGCTCGAACCACAGTTCTACGCCCAGCTGCTGGAGGGGCTGGGCCTGGACCCCGCCGAGCTGCCGGAGCAGTACGACCGCGCCGGGTGGCCGGTCCTGCGCGCCCGGATCGGCGAGGCGTTCAAGGCGCAGCCACGGGAACACTGGGAGAAGGTCTTCGCCGACACCGACGCATGCGTCACCCCGGTGTTGTCCTTCGCCGAGGCCGCACACCATCCGCATCTGGTCGCGCGCGGCACGATCACCGAACTGGACGGGATGCCGCAGCCCGCACCCGCGCCGCGGTTCTCCCGCTCCGTCCCCGACGCCCCCGCGCCGGCGCCGGAGCCCGGTGCGCACCTCGACGAGGTGCTCGCCGACTGGGACGACTGA
- a CDS encoding TetR family transcriptional regulator, with protein MPRPKQPLLTRESIVATALEIIDTDGLDALSTPRLAKEMNVTAPSLYHHFQDKNEILAEVARAILLEIPFPRRKPDSEWSELFVQLSLNFRRAVLRHRNAAPILLQHMPRDVLISVYERIAVFLREAGVPPRLHVLMLDGLEKYTLGTSLTEAMHSPRRRTSIFGTIDPEEQPTLAEAVKANEWNAEQLFVRTIRSFLAGVASGTENESE; from the coding sequence ATGCCCCGTCCGAAGCAACCCTTACTGACTCGCGAATCCATCGTCGCGACCGCGCTGGAGATTATCGACACCGATGGCCTCGACGCGCTCAGCACTCCGCGTTTGGCCAAGGAAATGAACGTCACCGCGCCGTCGTTGTACCACCACTTCCAGGACAAGAATGAGATCCTCGCGGAAGTGGCGCGGGCCATCTTGCTGGAGATCCCGTTTCCGCGGCGCAAACCCGACTCGGAATGGTCTGAACTCTTCGTCCAGCTCAGCCTGAACTTCCGTCGCGCCGTCCTCCGGCACCGCAACGCGGCGCCCATCCTGCTGCAGCACATGCCCCGCGACGTGCTGATCAGCGTGTACGAGCGTATCGCCGTGTTCCTTCGCGAAGCCGGCGTACCGCCCCGGCTGCACGTGCTGATGCTCGACGGGTTGGAGAAGTACACGCTCGGTACGAGCCTGACCGAGGCGATGCACTCCCCGCGGCGCCGTACCAGCATTTTCGGAACCATAGACCCGGAGGAACAACCGACCCTCGCCGAAGCCGTCAAAGCCAACGAGTGGAACGCCGAACAACTGTTCGTCCGCACCATTCGGAGTTTCCTTGCGGGCGTCGCTTCCGGCACCGAGAACGAATCCGAGTAA
- a CDS encoding enoyl-CoA hydratase-related protein — protein sequence MGQGRDTPPDGASARSDRVLPSATSEHPALRDRPRSQPEVEQRTTGSTTAAAAPQQDPVLTEEVRPGILLSRPTRPGRLDSMNTELIQRLRDALAEVRDDAGIRAIVLTGNGRAFCAGLDLNGHGEPLGTRGVEGAPQAGLRPQKHIAVVNGFALGGGTEIVLACDLAVIDETASLGLLEVRRGLLTAAGGVIRLQRQVPFKIAAEIALTGESINAERALELGLVNRVAEGDLARRGAPAGGDHRRERPLSARETRRVMHESVAAGSDWDKGPWKVGNEAMKKVFASEDTKEGARAFAEKRTPVWTGK from the coding sequence ATGGGTCAGGGACGCGACACACCACCCGACGGCGCTTCGGCCCGATCCGACCGAGTCCTCCCAAGCGCTACGTCGGAACACCCGGCCCTCCGCGACCGACCGCGATCGCAGCCAGAAGTGGAGCAACGCACGACCGGGTCAACGACAGCGGCAGCTGCCCCACAGCAGGACCCGGTGCTCACCGAGGAAGTCCGCCCTGGCATCCTCCTGAGCCGACCCACCCGTCCGGGCAGGCTGGACTCGATGAACACGGAGCTGATCCAACGGCTCCGGGACGCACTCGCCGAAGTGCGTGACGACGCTGGCATACGAGCGATCGTGTTGACCGGTAACGGTCGAGCCTTCTGCGCCGGATTGGACCTCAACGGTCACGGCGAACCGCTGGGCACACGCGGCGTGGAAGGCGCTCCCCAGGCGGGACTCCGGCCGCAGAAACACATCGCGGTGGTCAACGGGTTCGCGCTCGGTGGCGGTACCGAAATCGTGCTGGCATGCGACCTCGCCGTCATCGACGAGACCGCCTCCCTCGGACTGCTGGAGGTCCGGCGCGGACTGTTGACGGCCGCGGGCGGTGTGATCCGTTTGCAGCGGCAGGTGCCGTTCAAGATCGCGGCCGAGATCGCGTTGACCGGTGAATCGATCAACGCCGAACGCGCACTGGAACTCGGCCTGGTGAACCGCGTCGCCGAAGGGGACCTCGCTCGACGTGGCGCTCCAGCTGGCGGAGATCATCGCCGCGAACGCCCCCTCTCGGCCCGCGAGACCAGGCGTGTCATGCACGAGTCGGTGGCGGCCGGGTCCGACTGGGACAAAGGCCCGTGGAAGGTGGGCAACGAGGCGATGAAGAAGGTGTTCGCCAGCGAGGACACGAAGGAGGGTGCGCGGGCGTTCGCCGAGAAACGTACACCGGTGTGGACCGGGAAGTAA
- a CDS encoding alpha/beta fold hydrolase, translating into MSTITTEDGTEIYYKDWGEGPVVTFSHGWPLNADAWDGQLLFFAQQGFRVVAHDRRGHGRSSQPSSGNDMDSYADDLAAVINALDLRDVTLVGHSTGGGEVTRYIARHGSERVAKAVLIAAVPPIMIKTSANPEGLPREVFDDLRSQLVKDRSQFYRDLAIQFYGANRSGSEVSQGTLDQFWLWGMQVGLKNAYECIEAFSETDFTEDLKKIDVPTLLLHGEDDQIVPIDDSSRKTARLVKDVKEIYYPGAPHGLANALQDQVNDDLLAFFRG; encoded by the coding sequence ATGAGCACCATCACCACCGAGGACGGTACGGAGATCTACTACAAGGATTGGGGCGAGGGCCCGGTAGTGACGTTCTCGCACGGCTGGCCGCTGAACGCCGACGCCTGGGACGGGCAACTGCTGTTCTTCGCGCAACAGGGCTTCCGCGTCGTCGCGCACGACCGACGAGGACACGGTCGGTCCAGCCAGCCTTCGTCCGGCAACGACATGGACAGCTACGCCGACGACCTCGCGGCCGTCATCAACGCCCTCGACCTGCGGGACGTCACCTTGGTCGGCCATTCCACCGGTGGCGGTGAGGTGACACGGTACATCGCCCGTCACGGCAGCGAGCGCGTGGCCAAGGCGGTGCTGATCGCCGCGGTCCCACCGATCATGATCAAGACGTCGGCCAACCCCGAGGGGCTGCCGCGAGAGGTCTTCGACGACCTACGCTCCCAGCTGGTCAAAGACCGGTCCCAGTTCTACCGGGATCTGGCGATCCAGTTCTACGGTGCCAACAGATCGGGCAGCGAGGTCTCCCAGGGCACCCTGGATCAGTTCTGGTTGTGGGGTATGCAGGTCGGCCTCAAGAACGCCTACGAGTGCATCGAGGCGTTCTCGGAGACCGACTTCACCGAGGACCTCAAGAAGATCGACGTTCCGACACTCCTCCTGCACGGTGAGGACGACCAGATCGTCCCCATCGACGACTCCTCCCGTAAAACGGCTCGCCTCGTCAAGGACGTGAAGGAGATCTACTACCCCGGTGCACCGCACGGTCTGGCCAACGCACTCCAGGATCAGGTCAACGACGACCTGTTGGCCTTCTTCCGCGGATAG
- a CDS encoding alpha/beta fold hydrolase, with product MTHSRPMFVLLPGAGSTPWYWHRVDRELHALGHAVTAVRLPCEKRSAGLAEYADTVVSAVGERREVVVVSHSFGAFTAPLVCARLSVRALVLVAPMIPASGESAAQWWERTGQPEAQRDFALREGRDPDAEPSLDELFLHDLPPELAEAALRYGECEQASTPFEQPWPLAAWPDVPTHVVAFRHDRLFPVEFQRRIARERLSVTPDELDGGHLAILGNPGELARRLASYVA from the coding sequence ATGACCCACTCCCGGCCGATGTTCGTCCTCCTGCCCGGCGCGGGTTCCACACCGTGGTACTGGCATCGGGTCGATCGGGAGCTGCATGCCCTCGGCCACGCCGTCACCGCTGTTCGTCTGCCGTGTGAGAAGCGTTCGGCCGGACTCGCCGAATACGCCGACACGGTGGTCTCCGCTGTCGGCGAGCGGCGCGAGGTGGTGGTGGTCTCGCACTCGTTCGGGGCTTTCACCGCTCCGCTGGTGTGCGCCCGGTTGTCGGTGCGGGCACTCGTCCTGGTGGCACCGATGATCCCCGCTTCCGGGGAGTCGGCCGCGCAGTGGTGGGAACGCACCGGGCAGCCGGAGGCGCAACGTGACTTCGCGCTGCGCGAAGGCCGGGATCCCGACGCCGAACCGAGCCTGGACGAGCTGTTCCTGCACGACCTTCCCCCCGAACTCGCGGAGGCCGCACTGCGGTACGGGGAGTGTGAACAGGCGTCGACCCCGTTCGAACAACCCTGGCCCCTGGCCGCGTGGCCCGACGTTCCCACACACGTGGTGGCTTTTCGGCACGACCGTCTGTTCCCCGTGGAGTTCCAACGGCGGATCGCACGCGAGCGCCTGTCCGTCACCCCTGACGAACTCGACGGTGGCCACCTGGCCATACTCGGCAATCCGGGGGAACTCGCCCGCCGACTGGCGTCCTACGTTGCGTGA
- a CDS encoding NUDIX hydrolase — protein MTAEETGCEAVVERLLGVDSRVIPSAERHRPGLPDHHSVGIFYQVRITGGRLRPEPNGTVVESAWTPLSDVAGLHRSSLVDVGLALARTRPATGHIAPSRSVG, from the coding sequence ATGACTGCCGAGGAGACCGGCTGCGAGGCGGTGGTCGAACGTCTGTTGGGCGTGGATTCCCGGGTGATCCCCTCGGCCGAGCGTCACCGACCAGGCCTGCCCGACCACCACAGTGTCGGCATCTTCTACCAGGTCCGTATCACCGGTGGCCGGCTTCGGCCCGAGCCGAACGGCACCGTCGTCGAATCGGCCTGGACCCCGCTTTCCGACGTCGCCGGCCTGCACCGCTCATCGTTGGTCGACGTCGGTCTTGCGCTGGCGCGGACGCGTCCGGCGACCGGCCACATCGCTCCGTCCCGGTCGGTGGGCTGA
- a CDS encoding SDR family oxidoreductase, with translation MTLPLAGKVAVVTGAARGCGRAIAVELGALGAHVFVTGRSTRANRSEMDRPESIEETAERVNAAGGTGIAVRCDYLDQREIEALRDVVSSHGDGTLDILIDNVWGGDPLVDFDGPFWEQDLEQAVKLWRNGIETHLRAAHTLLPLLVARPGGLVVEVTDGVADGNSGSLVYDQVKAGIRRLALGLAEQLPEYGATAVAVTPGFLRSEAMLDHFGVTEQTWRDGVAKDPHFAMSETAHFLGRGVAALAADPQRATWNGKIVTSYALAEAYDVRDLDGTRPNWPRWMHEVVSAGLDPTTVDVTAYR, from the coding sequence ATGACACTTCCGCTTGCAGGCAAGGTTGCCGTGGTGACCGGGGCGGCCAGGGGATGCGGTCGCGCGATCGCGGTGGAACTCGGTGCGTTGGGCGCCCACGTCTTTGTCACCGGGCGCAGTACCCGTGCAAATCGCAGCGAGATGGACCGTCCGGAGAGCATCGAGGAGACCGCGGAACGGGTGAACGCCGCCGGGGGAACCGGAATCGCGGTACGGTGCGATTACCTGGATCAGCGTGAGATCGAGGCGTTGCGCGATGTGGTGTCGAGTCACGGCGACGGCACGCTGGACATCCTCATCGACAACGTGTGGGGCGGGGACCCTCTGGTCGATTTCGACGGTCCGTTCTGGGAGCAGGACCTGGAGCAGGCCGTCAAGTTGTGGCGCAACGGTATCGAGACACACCTGCGGGCGGCGCACACGCTGCTTCCGTTGCTGGTCGCTCGGCCCGGCGGGCTTGTCGTGGAGGTCACCGACGGGGTGGCCGACGGCAATTCGGGTTCGCTCGTCTACGACCAGGTCAAGGCCGGCATCCGGCGCTTGGCTCTCGGTTTGGCCGAGCAACTGCCCGAATACGGGGCGACGGCGGTGGCGGTCACGCCGGGCTTCCTCCGCTCGGAGGCGATGCTCGACCACTTCGGAGTCACCGAGCAGACCTGGCGCGATGGTGTGGCCAAGGACCCGCACTTCGCGATGTCGGAGACCGCGCATTTCCTCGGACGGGGCGTCGCGGCCCTGGCCGCCGATCCGCAGCGGGCCACCTGGAACGGCAAGATCGTCACCTCGTACGCTCTGGCGGAGGCCTACGACGTCCGCGACCTGGACGGTACACGGCCGAACTGGCCACGCTGGATGCATGAGGTCGTCTCAGCCGGTCTGGACCCCACCACCGTCGACGTCACGGCCTACCGCTGA
- a CDS encoding MFS transporter, whose protein sequence is MATAVQWRGTDRVLLGLLCAVQFVLIVDVVVVNIAVPSIQADLVVPGSFLQLTSVAYTVVFGSLLIVAGRAGDLFGRRRVLLLGLTVFTVMSLLCGLAQAGWWLFAARAGQGLGAAMVSSNAMALLVGIFAEGELRNRALGIWAAVSSAGAIAGQVLGGVVTEFIGWRGIFLINVPFGVLVVAVALRLLPEVKAEASSRVDVLGGVLLVVTLGGMSLLLADVADGASGILVPAVVVLAGLAAVLVMVERRHPEPVLPGALLARRSVSVANLVLMLNAAATTAGLYFTTLTMQNEMGYSPLQTGFGFAPVTLIVLLLSPRAGALVGRIGARRLLLIGSATAGTGLLVLVFTAHGEGTYWTGVLPGLALLAAGNGLSYAPTFSLATAVPEDEHGRASGLINTAQELGSATGLAVLASVAVLGALGGLGGFSTGYLAAALAAFAAGLLAIAASESASAMGPSPSSRETRAEL, encoded by the coding sequence ATGGCGACAGCCGTGCAGTGGCGCGGCACCGATCGGGTGTTGCTGGGTTTGTTGTGTGCGGTGCAGTTCGTGTTGATCGTGGACGTGGTCGTGGTCAACATCGCGGTGCCGTCGATCCAGGCTGACTTGGTGGTGCCGGGATCGTTCCTGCAGCTCACCAGCGTGGCTTACACCGTGGTGTTCGGAAGCCTGTTGATCGTGGCGGGCCGGGCGGGGGACCTGTTCGGGCGTCGACGGGTGCTGTTGCTGGGCTTGACCGTGTTCACGGTGATGTCGCTGCTGTGCGGTCTGGCCCAGGCGGGATGGTGGCTGTTCGCCGCGCGTGCCGGTCAGGGCCTGGGTGCGGCGATGGTGTCGTCGAACGCGATGGCGCTGCTGGTGGGGATCTTCGCCGAGGGGGAGCTGCGTAACCGGGCGTTGGGCATCTGGGCGGCGGTGAGCTCGGCCGGGGCGATCGCCGGGCAGGTACTCGGTGGTGTGGTGACCGAATTCATCGGGTGGCGGGGGATCTTCCTGATCAACGTGCCGTTCGGGGTGTTGGTGGTCGCCGTGGCGCTGCGGTTGCTTCCGGAGGTCAAGGCCGAAGCGTCCTCGCGGGTGGACGTGCTGGGAGGCGTGCTGCTGGTGGTGACGCTCGGCGGGATGAGCCTGTTGTTGGCCGATGTCGCCGACGGTGCTTCCGGGATCCTCGTGCCCGCTGTGGTGGTGCTGGCCGGATTGGCCGCGGTGCTGGTGATGGTGGAGCGGCGACATCCGGAACCGGTGTTGCCGGGGGCGTTGTTGGCACGACGTTCGGTGTCGGTGGCGAACCTGGTGCTGATGCTGAACGCAGCCGCCACCACGGCGGGGCTGTACTTCACGACGCTGACGATGCAGAACGAGATGGGGTACTCGCCGCTGCAGACCGGGTTCGGATTCGCGCCGGTGACCCTGATCGTGTTGCTGCTGTCGCCGCGCGCGGGCGCGTTGGTGGGGCGTATCGGCGCTCGGAGGCTGCTGTTGATCGGTTCCGCCACCGCAGGCACGGGACTGTTGGTGCTGGTGTTCACCGCTCATGGCGAGGGTACGTACTGGACCGGGGTTCTGCCGGGGCTTGCGTTGTTGGCGGCGGGCAACGGGTTGTCCTATGCGCCGACGTTCTCCTTGGCCACGGCCGTCCCCGAGGATGAGCACGGCCGTGCTTCCGGGCTGATCAACACCGCGCAGGAATTGGGCTCGGCGACCGGGTTGGCGGTGTTGGCCTCGGTCGCCGTACTCGGTGCGCTCGGCGGGCTCGGCGGTTTCTCCACCGGCTACCTCGCCGCAGCACTCGCCGCGTTCGCGGCCGGCCTGCTCGCGATCGCCGCTTCCGAGTCCGCATCCGCTATGGGGCCGAGTCCGAGTTCGCGTGAGACGAGAGCGGAGCTATGA
- a CDS encoding TetR/AcrR family transcriptional regulator has translation MARPRKVSDSAVLAACERVIGKHGPNFTLAHVAAEAGVAVGTVAGRFGSKHGLLVALMDASTAVLEERMRAVAQEHDDPVAAVRAALLATVVGIDDPETAARHLGQLGVDLADPVLRERFARQRKVVREVLAELLAKASLPGAPAAESAAALLASLAQGVQLDWALEPEGALSELLSDELDPLLRAWGNPVSDGHAHSRRDGR, from the coding sequence ATGGCGAGGCCGAGGAAGGTGTCAGACAGTGCGGTGCTGGCGGCGTGTGAGCGGGTGATCGGTAAACACGGTCCGAACTTCACACTCGCTCATGTGGCGGCGGAGGCCGGTGTCGCGGTGGGTACGGTCGCCGGGCGGTTCGGATCGAAGCACGGTCTGCTGGTGGCATTGATGGACGCCTCCACCGCGGTTCTGGAAGAGCGGATGCGCGCGGTGGCCCAGGAGCACGACGACCCGGTAGCGGCGGTGCGGGCAGCGTTGCTGGCGACGGTGGTGGGTATCGACGACCCCGAGACGGCGGCTCGGCACCTCGGACAGCTCGGTGTCGATCTGGCCGATCCGGTGCTGCGCGAACGGTTCGCGCGGCAACGCAAGGTTGTGCGCGAGGTGCTGGCGGAGTTGCTCGCCAAGGCTTCACTGCCGGGCGCACCGGCGGCCGAATCGGCGGCGGCGCTGTTGGCTTCGCTGGCGCAGGGGGTGCAGCTGGATTGGGCTTTAGAGCCGGAAGGTGCCTTGTCGGAGCTTTTGAGTGACGAGCTGGACCCGCTGCTGCGGGCCTGGGGGAACCCGGTATCCGACGGCCACGCACACTCCCGTCGTGACGGACGATGA
- a CDS encoding HAD family hydrolase yields the protein MVGDSVTDIHAARAAGTPVVAYANKPGKHERLAAHHPDAIISELTRLIPQR from the coding sequence ATGGTCGGTGACTCCGTCACCGATATCCACGCCGCACGTGCTGCTGGCACACCAGTGGTGGCTTATGCCAACAAACCCGGCAAACACGAACGCCTCGCCGCGCACCACCCTGATGCCATCATCAGCGAACTGACTCGGCTCATCCCGCAGCGGTAA